One segment of Streptosporangium brasiliense DNA contains the following:
- a CDS encoding quinone oxidoreductase family protein, whose translation MHAAVIRAADASPVYREHPDPAPHHGDELVVEVLAAGLHHLTRARANSSHYSGNGVYPLVPGVDGVVRDEEGNVRYVALDDTPLGTFADRTLIDPRRSVILPDGIDPVRIAAAMNPAMSSWVALRRRVAFHAGRRVLVLGATGSAGRMAIQIAKLFGAAQVIAAGRDTTRLRALTALGADETITFDQIGRAADVDVVIDYVWGEPAARAMIPMLTARADRAAPLTWIQIGSIAGRTAPIPSAALRSARLQIVGSGIGSVPARDFLAELPELASAVAAGAIDVRARAVPLAQVAQAWTGETDDRVVFVP comes from the coding sequence ATGCACGCTGCCGTCATCCGGGCAGCCGACGCCTCGCCGGTCTATCGCGAACACCCCGACCCCGCGCCACACCACGGCGACGAGCTGGTCGTCGAGGTCCTCGCGGCCGGCCTGCACCATCTGACCAGGGCCAGGGCGAACAGCTCGCACTACTCCGGCAACGGCGTGTATCCGCTCGTCCCCGGCGTCGACGGCGTGGTACGCGACGAGGAGGGCAACGTCCGCTACGTGGCTCTGGACGACACTCCTCTGGGGACGTTCGCCGACCGCACCCTCATCGACCCCCGCCGCAGCGTGATCCTTCCCGACGGCATCGACCCCGTACGGATCGCCGCCGCGATGAACCCTGCCATGTCGTCCTGGGTCGCGCTGCGCCGACGTGTCGCCTTCCACGCCGGCCGGCGCGTCCTCGTCCTCGGCGCCACCGGCAGCGCCGGACGGATGGCGATCCAGATAGCCAAACTGTTCGGCGCCGCCCAGGTCATCGCCGCCGGCCGCGACACCACCCGTCTGAGGGCGCTGACCGCGCTCGGCGCCGACGAGACGATCACCTTCGACCAGATCGGCCGGGCGGCCGATGTCGACGTGGTCATCGACTACGTGTGGGGTGAACCCGCCGCCCGCGCCATGATCCCGATGCTCACCGCCCGTGCCGACCGCGCCGCCCCGCTGACCTGGATCCAGATCGGATCCATCGCCGGCCGGACCGCGCCGATCCCCTCCGCGGCGCTGCGCTCCGCCCGCCTACAGATCGTCGGCAGCGGCATCGGCTCGGTCCCCGCCCGCGACTTCCTCGCCGAACTGCCGGAACTGGCCTCAGCGGTGGCCGCGGGCGCGATCGACGTACGGGCGCGCGCCGTACCCCTCGCCCAGGTCGCGCAGGCGTGGACCGGCGAGACCGACGACCGCGTCGTCTTCGTCCCCTAG
- a CDS encoding sensor histidine kinase, whose amino-acid sequence MTDLRRVTDLWRRCDVVIRDLPFGLLLAVASLLPALHGKGTQVGDLPARPFDAVALVVIALECLPLAVRRRWPAVCVALVSLGFVLDEFRAYHVFASNAMPIALISAGAHLERHRRVTVVLLSMAYVPLALALGRLGATEKVEGYVVFYLALALAWGIGAWLRSTRAAEAERRRHVAEATRAAERTRIARELHDVVTHHVTAMVVQAEAARYLTATPDRLEAALSAVTDTGRRAIADLRYMLDLLNPGHDTDGRTPSAGDLHALVERTRRAGQPVEFAEEGSPAESVGSAEFVTYRVVQETLTNALKHAHGSRTVVHVRYGRKEISVEVSTDGSGSGAASPGGSGRGLAGLRERVGALGGEFSADRQAGGGFLVRARIPAGSPS is encoded by the coding sequence ATGACCGACCTACGGCGGGTCACGGACCTGTGGCGGCGGTGCGACGTCGTGATCCGGGATCTACCGTTCGGGCTGCTGCTGGCCGTCGCATCGCTCCTGCCGGCGCTCCACGGCAAGGGGACGCAGGTCGGCGACCTGCCGGCCCGGCCCTTCGACGCGGTGGCGCTCGTGGTGATCGCCCTGGAGTGCCTTCCCCTCGCCGTGCGCCGGCGGTGGCCGGCCGTGTGCGTGGCTCTGGTGTCGCTCGGCTTCGTCCTCGACGAGTTCCGCGCCTACCACGTGTTCGCGAGCAACGCGATGCCCATCGCGCTCATCAGCGCGGGCGCCCACCTGGAGCGCCACCGGCGCGTCACCGTGGTCCTCCTCTCCATGGCGTACGTGCCGCTGGCGCTCGCGCTCGGCCGGCTCGGCGCGACCGAGAAGGTGGAAGGTTACGTGGTGTTCTACCTGGCCCTGGCCCTCGCGTGGGGCATCGGGGCCTGGCTGCGCTCCACCCGCGCCGCCGAGGCGGAACGCCGCCGCCACGTCGCCGAGGCCACCCGCGCCGCCGAACGCACCCGGATCGCCCGCGAGCTCCACGACGTCGTGACGCACCACGTGACAGCGATGGTCGTGCAGGCCGAGGCCGCCCGCTACCTGACCGCCACGCCCGACCGCCTGGAGGCGGCCCTGAGCGCCGTCACCGACACCGGCCGACGGGCCATCGCCGACCTGCGGTACATGCTGGACCTGCTCAACCCCGGTCACGACACGGACGGCAGGACGCCGTCCGCCGGCGACCTGCACGCGCTCGTGGAGCGGACGCGCCGGGCCGGGCAGCCGGTGGAGTTCGCCGAGGAGGGCAGTCCGGCGGAATCGGTGGGCAGCGCCGAGTTCGTGACCTATAGGGTCGTGCAGGAAACCCTGACGAACGCCCTCAAACATGCCCACGGCAGCCGCACTGTGGTCCACGTGCGCTACGGCCGGAAGGAGATCAGCGTGGAGGTCAGCACCGACGGCTCCGGTTCCGGGGCCGCCTCTCCCGGTGGCAGCGGGCGGGGCCTGGCCGGGCTCCGCGAGCGGGTCGGTGCCCTGGGCGGCGAGTTCAGCGCCGACCGGCAGGCGGGTGGCGGCTTCCTCGTGCGGGCCCGCATCCCCGCAGGGAGCCCATCGTGA
- a CDS encoding MarR family winged helix-turn-helix transcriptional regulator: MTAADDAMDALVRTTFEVAGVLTRIGGEHDLSLTQLRVLGILRDRRARVTELAAYLGLDKSTLSGLIDRAQRRGLLTRGKNPEDGRVVEVYMTPAGLELARRVEDDIRRALAPATGRLDPEQLDRLVKLLDVVSARSSRAHAAPGPTDAR, from the coding sequence ATGACCGCCGCCGACGATGCCATGGACGCCCTCGTCCGGACCACCTTCGAGGTGGCAGGCGTGCTGACCCGCATCGGTGGCGAGCACGATCTGTCGCTCACCCAGCTACGGGTGCTCGGCATCCTCCGCGACCGCCGCGCACGCGTTACCGAACTGGCCGCCTACCTCGGCCTGGACAAGTCCACGCTGTCCGGACTCATCGACCGCGCCCAGCGCCGAGGGCTGCTGACACGCGGCAAGAACCCCGAAGACGGCCGGGTCGTCGAGGTGTATATGACCCCGGCCGGGCTCGAACTCGCCAGACGTGTGGAGGACGACATCCGGCGTGCCCTGGCGCCCGCGACCGGCCGGCTGGACCCGGAACAGCTCGATCGGCTCGTCAAACTGCTCGACGTCGTCTCGGCCCGCTCGTCGCGTGCACACGCCGCCCCGGGGCCGACGGACGCACGCTGA
- a CDS encoding FAD-dependent monooxygenase yields the protein MTSLSSRRKRALVVGLGVSGMATAIGLRRIGWDPVIVERAPGRRSGGYFVVLFGAGQAAARRLGILDAIPDRSPPGGVTYTVDRAGVRRPGLGFGDLPVSPRMMLRGDVERAAFTALSHDVEIRYATTPTRIEQDASGVEVTLEHDGGSVTERFDLVVGADGLRSTVRRLVFGPHDRYLHRLGYMIAATLLPGPVGGLSPHEGASLLEPGRAMWVFPFADHPPTVLFSYRTDDVDAEFTGRPAERVRAAYGPQPAGRLLGEALDTLDAADEFLFDSVEQPRMDAWSHGRVVLVGDSAWCPSLYAAMGISAGLAGADLLGSMLHRHPGDIRGALRAWETQLRPHMTYYQANGVEQRYFVTPGNQRQIALRPLMARSLRLPVIGNALRSLRSNTRSIRERELDIAHAG from the coding sequence GTGACTTCGTTGAGCAGCAGGAGGAAACGGGCCCTGGTCGTGGGTCTCGGCGTCAGCGGCATGGCCACGGCGATCGGCCTTCGGCGCATCGGCTGGGATCCGGTGATCGTGGAGAGAGCACCGGGCCGTCGATCGGGTGGTTACTTCGTCGTGTTGTTCGGCGCCGGCCAGGCCGCCGCGCGGCGACTCGGCATCCTCGATGCCATCCCCGACCGGTCGCCGCCCGGCGGCGTCACCTACACGGTGGATCGCGCCGGCGTCCGCAGACCCGGCCTGGGGTTCGGGGATCTGCCGGTCTCGCCTCGCATGATGCTGCGCGGCGACGTGGAACGTGCCGCCTTCACCGCGCTCTCGCACGACGTGGAGATCCGCTACGCGACGACCCCCACCCGCATCGAGCAGGACGCCTCTGGCGTCGAGGTGACGCTCGAACACGACGGTGGGTCCGTGACCGAGCGATTCGACCTCGTCGTGGGCGCCGACGGGTTGCGGTCCACGGTCCGGCGGCTCGTCTTCGGCCCGCACGACAGGTATCTGCATCGGCTCGGCTACATGATCGCGGCGACGCTGCTGCCGGGCCCGGTCGGCGGGCTCTCCCCGCACGAGGGGGCGAGTCTTCTCGAGCCCGGCCGGGCCATGTGGGTCTTTCCGTTCGCCGATCACCCGCCCACCGTGCTCTTCTCGTACCGTACCGACGACGTCGATGCCGAGTTCACCGGCCGGCCCGCCGAACGGGTGCGCGCCGCGTACGGACCTCAGCCCGCGGGCCGGCTGCTCGGCGAGGCGCTCGACACGCTCGACGCCGCCGACGAGTTCTTGTTCGACTCGGTCGAGCAACCCCGCATGGACGCCTGGTCGCACGGCCGGGTTGTGCTGGTCGGCGACTCCGCATGGTGCCCCAGCCTGTACGCCGCCATGGGGATCTCCGCCGGGCTCGCCGGAGCCGACCTGCTCGGCAGCATGCTGCACCGTCACCCCGGCGACATCCGCGGCGCTCTGCGCGCCTGGGAGACGCAGCTCCGCCCGCACATGACTTACTACCAGGCCAACGGCGTCGAACAGCGGTATTTCGTCACCCCCGGCAACCAGCGGCAGATCGCCCTCCGGCCCCTCATGGCGCGCAGCCTCCGGCTCCCGGTGATCGGCAACGCCTTGCGCTCCCTGCGAAGCAACACCAGGTCCATCCGGGAACGGGAACTGGACATCGCCCACGCCGGCTGA
- a CDS encoding response regulator — translation MSTPVRVLVCDDQALIRTGFATIIDAQADLEVVGECGDGRAAVDLARRLSPDVVVMDVRMPVLDGIEATRLLAGAGVADPVKVLVVTTFNLDEYVYEALRAGASGFLLKDAPPAQLLHGIRTVASGAALLAPEVTRQLVGRYASRIRPAQDTPDEIALTPRELEVLRLIADGRSNSEIAATLVISQETVKTYVSRILTKLDLRDRVQAVVYAYRRGLVT, via the coding sequence GTGAGCACGCCGGTCCGGGTCCTGGTCTGCGACGACCAGGCGCTGATCCGCACCGGGTTCGCGACGATCATCGACGCGCAGGCGGACCTGGAGGTGGTGGGCGAGTGCGGCGACGGCCGCGCCGCGGTCGACCTCGCCCGCCGGCTGAGCCCCGACGTGGTCGTCATGGACGTGCGCATGCCGGTGCTCGACGGCATCGAGGCGACCCGCCTGCTGGCCGGCGCCGGCGTGGCGGACCCCGTCAAGGTGCTCGTGGTGACCACGTTCAACCTGGACGAGTATGTCTACGAGGCGCTGCGCGCGGGGGCGAGCGGGTTCCTGCTCAAGGACGCGCCGCCGGCGCAGCTCCTGCACGGCATCCGCACCGTCGCCTCGGGCGCCGCGCTGCTGGCACCCGAGGTGACCCGGCAGCTCGTCGGCAGGTACGCCTCCCGGATCCGCCCCGCCCAGGACACGCCCGACGAGATCGCGCTGACCCCGCGCGAGCTGGAGGTGCTGCGCCTCATCGCCGACGGCCGGTCCAACAGCGAGATCGCCGCCACGCTGGTGATCAGCCAGGAGACCGTCAAGACGTACGTGTCGCGCATCCTGACCAAGCTCGACCTGCGTGACCGCGTGCAGGCGGTGGTCTACGCCTACCGCAGGGGCCTGGTGACCTGA